In Mycoavidus cysteinexigens, a genomic segment contains:
- a CDS encoding cytochrome c oxidase subunit 3 — MSSQDQKPYYFVPSPSQHPILAALGLLGMMLSLTAWLNDQGWGAFAFAVSLAWLLFVLWRWFGDSITESEEGKYGKRIDISYRWSMSWFIFSEVMFFAAFFGALFYARSFASPLLGDLNHRVLWPDFMAAWPNVGPADLVPHFKAMTAWPIPTINTALLLTSGATLTVAHHALRDDHRKPAIIWLAATVLLGVIFLFMQGYEYVHAYRELNLKLSSGMYGSTFFLLTGFHGFHVLMGTLMLSVVLARLIRGHFSAEHHFAFEGAAWYWHFVDVVWLGLYIVVYWL, encoded by the coding sequence ATGAGTAGTCAAGATCAAAAACCTTATTATTTTGTGCCGAGTCCATCGCAGCACCCCATTTTGGCGGCGTTAGGTTTGCTTGGCATGATGCTTTCGCTAACAGCCTGGCTTAACGATCAAGGCTGGGGGGCTTTTGCTTTTGCCGTCAGTTTGGCTTGGTTGTTGTTTGTATTGTGGCGCTGGTTTGGCGATTCAATTACTGAATCTGAAGAGGGAAAGTACGGCAAGCGCATTGATATTTCCTATCGCTGGAGCATGAGTTGGTTCATTTTTTCCGAAGTCATGTTTTTTGCCGCGTTCTTTGGGGCGCTATTTTACGCTCGCTCATTTGCTAGCCCGCTGCTTGGCGATCTCAATCATAGGGTGTTGTGGCCGGATTTCATGGCGGCCTGGCCGAATGTTGGGCCGGCCGACTTAGTGCCGCATTTTAAAGCCATGACAGCGTGGCCAATCCCTACCATCAACACGGCTTTGCTGCTGACCTCAGGCGCTACGTTAACCGTTGCGCACCATGCATTACGGGATGATCATCGTAAACCAGCGATTATTTGGCTGGCCGCAACGGTGTTGCTGGGTGTGATTTTTCTATTTATGCAGGGCTACGAGTATGTTCATGCTTACCGTGAGCTGAACCTTAAGCTGAGCTCCGGTATGTACGGCTCGACCTTTTTTCTGCTCACGGGTTTTCATGGCTTCCATGTGCTGATGGGGACACTGATGCTGAGTGTCGTGCTGGCGCGCCTAATCCGTGGGCATTTTAGCGCAGAGCATCACTTTGCTTTTGAAGGGGCGGCTTGGTATTGGCATTTTGTGGATGTGGTCTGGCTTGGCTTATACATTGTGGTGTATTGGCTTTAG
- the cyoE gene encoding heme o synthase, with product MESTAFCPSVSSRISQYWALTKPRVTQLAVFCAVIGMLLSTPGSVPWSIVLGGAAGIWLLASAAFAINCLLERKIDTLMRRTAWRPSARGDLTSVQILLFSALLGGLGMWTLYASTNALAMWLTLATFIGYAIIYTLILKPLTPQNIVIGGAAGAMPPALGWAAATGTVPADAWLLVLIIFVWTPPHFWALALYRRQDYAQAGLPMLPITHGEQFTRLQILLYTIVLFGVSLLPFASRMSGVVYLVAAIVLGAIFLAYAWRIWRTYSDTLARQLFRYSIIYLSLLFAALLADHYVQIYRSGF from the coding sequence ATGGAAAGCACCGCTTTTTGCCCATCTGTTAGCAGCCGAATCTCCCAATACTGGGCACTGACTAAACCTCGTGTTACGCAGCTCGCAGTGTTTTGTGCGGTGATTGGCATGCTCTTATCAACCCCTGGCAGCGTCCCATGGTCTATTGTGCTGGGTGGCGCAGCCGGAATTTGGCTATTAGCCAGTGCGGCTTTTGCAATCAATTGTTTGCTTGAACGCAAAATCGATACATTAATGCGTCGCACGGCATGGCGGCCGTCCGCCCGAGGTGACTTAACTTCTGTCCAGATTCTTTTATTTTCAGCGCTGCTGGGCGGGCTTGGCATGTGGACGCTCTATGCCTCTACCAATGCACTAGCAATGTGGCTCACGCTGGCTACCTTCATTGGCTATGCAATTATTTATACGCTTATTTTAAAGCCGCTGACGCCGCAAAATATCGTGATTGGCGGCGCCGCTGGAGCGATGCCGCCGGCTCTTGGGTGGGCGGCGGCAACTGGCACGGTGCCGGCTGATGCGTGGTTGCTTGTCTTGATTATTTTTGTTTGGACGCCACCGCATTTTTGGGCGCTGGCGCTATACCGTCGACAAGACTATGCGCAAGCGGGTTTGCCGATGTTGCCGATTACCCATGGTGAGCAATTCACGCGCTTGCAGATTTTGCTTTACACCATCGTTCTATTTGGAGTGTCGTTGTTGCCATTTGCTTCACGCATGAGTGGGGTGGTTTATCTAGTCGCAGCGATTGTGCTAGGCGCAATTTTTTTGGCGTATGCCTGGCGCATCTGGCGCACTTATTCGGATACGCTAGCGCGCCAGCTGTTTCGCTATTCAATTATTTATCTGTCGTTGCTATTTGCGGCATTACTGGCTGACCACTATGTACAAATCTATCGCAGCGGCTTCTAA
- a CDS encoding ComF family protein, with the protein MTSPFLTVTAFAQHTFNRCKAFMHLALPCRCALCGSLSPHALCNGCDNAYWQTHDDRCMRCALPLQSDHAGPNHPPSRLCSHCIVAPPAFDATLALTHYAAPLDQLALALKFNAQLTIAAIFAERLARLVQQTYAHDKLSYPSLILPVPLSAGRLATRGYNQAWEIARPLARILQIPAQARWVKRVLDTPPQTQLSHLQARQRNMRGAFMAAMNTQQLASVRGQHIALVDDVMTSGATLAAVARILKNAGAARVTNWVALRTP; encoded by the coding sequence ATGACGTCCCCATTTTTGACGGTTACCGCATTTGCCCAGCATACGTTCAATCGATGCAAAGCATTCATGCATCTCGCGCTACCGTGCCGTTGCGCACTCTGCGGTAGTTTATCGCCGCACGCTCTCTGCAACGGCTGTGACAACGCTTATTGGCAAACTCATGATGACCGTTGCATGCGTTGCGCATTGCCGTTGCAGTCCGACCACGCTGGCCCCAATCACCCCCCTTCTCGGCTCTGTAGTCACTGTATTGTTGCGCCACCGGCCTTTGATGCAACGCTCGCGCTCACTCACTATGCTGCCCCTCTTGATCAGCTTGCACTCGCATTAAAATTTAATGCACAACTCACCATCGCCGCAATTTTTGCCGAACGTCTCGCGCGCTTAGTGCAACAAACCTACGCTCATGACAAACTGAGTTATCCCAGTCTAATTCTGCCCGTACCGCTTTCCGCGGGTCGACTTGCAACGCGCGGCTACAATCAAGCCTGGGAGATTGCCCGCCCCTTGGCTCGGATCCTCCAAATTCCAGCGCAAGCCAGATGGGTTAAGCGCGTACTTGATACGCCACCGCAAACCCAGCTCAGTCATCTCCAAGCAAGACAACGCAATATGCGCGGCGCATTCATGGCCGCAATGAATACGCAACAATTAGCCAGCGTACGCGGCCAACATATTGCTCTGGTGGATGATGTCATGACTTCTGGCGCAACGCTGGCAGCCGTCGCTCGTATATTAAAAAACGCCGGCGCAGCGCGCGTTACCAATTGGGTCGCACTACGCACGCCATAA
- a CDS encoding SURF1 family protein, producing the protein MLKIRFWPFLAILIAVALAVRLGFWQRDRAHQKEALAAQLMRYQNSTPTPLGASRLPLEEIEYHRVRARGRFMPERVVYLDNRTYNARPGFHVLMPLALEEGTYVLVNRGWIPCNMQDRAVLAPYSTPTDKVEIEGIARADPGQAFELGAGGSAAHLRIRQNLDLAAYQLETGLPLQPFVIWQTNEIDDQLVRAWPNILTGVERNYGYMLQWWGIAAAILLSGLYAARRAALSAVK; encoded by the coding sequence ATGCTAAAAATTCGCTTTTGGCCGTTCTTAGCGATACTCATTGCGGTTGCGTTGGCGGTGCGCTTAGGATTTTGGCAGCGCGACCGCGCGCACCAGAAAGAAGCGCTTGCCGCCCAACTGATGCGCTATCAGAATAGCACGCCAACCCCGCTCGGTGCGTCACGGTTACCGCTCGAAGAAATCGAATATCATCGCGTGCGGGCGCGTGGGCGTTTCATGCCCGAGCGCGTCGTGTATCTGGATAACCGAACTTACAATGCCCGCCCTGGCTTTCATGTGCTGATGCCGTTAGCGTTGGAAGAGGGGACTTATGTTCTAGTAAACCGGGGTTGGATACCGTGTAATATGCAAGATCGCGCGGTGCTTGCGCCCTATTCCACACCGACGGATAAAGTTGAAATAGAGGGAATTGCCCGCGCTGATCCGGGGCAGGCATTTGAACTTGGCGCGGGCGGTTCAGCCGCGCATTTGCGGATACGGCAAAATTTGGATCTTGCGGCATATCAGTTAGAGACAGGACTGCCTTTGCAGCCCTTTGTTATCTGGCAGACAAACGAAATAGATGACCAACTGGTGCGTGCGTGGCCGAACATTTTAACGGGAGTGGAGCGTAACTATGGTTACATGCTCCAATGGTGGGGAATCGCTGCCGCGATATTATTATCTGGCCTGTATGCAGCACGCCGCGCTGCGCTAAGTGCGGTGAAATAA
- the trmL gene encoding tRNA (uridine(34)/cytosine(34)/5-carboxymethylaminomethyluridine(34)-2'-O)-methyltransferase TrmL → MFNVVLVEPEIPSNTGNIIRLCANAGAQLHLIEPLGFKLNDAKMRRAGLDYHEFVSMRVHRSWQDFISHETVHAARMFAFTTRGASQLHHHTFAQDDWFIFGPETRGLSTELLAQFKPEQRVRLPMRPGNRSLNLSNAVAITVFEAWRQQDFAGGV, encoded by the coding sequence ATGTTTAACGTTGTTCTGGTCGAACCCGAAATCCCGTCTAATACAGGCAATATCATCCGCTTATGCGCGAATGCCGGCGCTCAACTTCATTTGATTGAGCCGCTTGGCTTTAAGCTTAACGATGCCAAAATGCGCCGCGCTGGACTGGATTATCATGAATTTGTCTCAATGCGGGTACATCGCAGTTGGCAAGATTTTATCAGTCATGAGACTGTCCACGCCGCGCGTATGTTCGCATTCACTACGCGGGGCGCCAGCCAGTTACACCACCACACCTTTGCTCAAGATGACTGGTTTATCTTTGGTCCGGAAACGCGAGGACTCAGCACCGAGCTACTGGCGCAATTCAAACCGGAGCAACGCGTACGGTTACCGATGAGACCTGGCAATCGGAGCCTTAATTTATCAAATGCAGTGGCCATTACGGTTTTCGAAGCTTGGCGACAGCAAGACTTTGCCGGCGGCGTGTAA
- a CDS encoding twin transmembrane helix small protein, whose protein sequence is MSVLIALAFLLIGASLICALYFMMHDRGTTKRMVYSLMARVGLSIGLFLFILFAYWMGWIQSTGIPYSN, encoded by the coding sequence ATGTCTGTTCTTATTGCCCTTGCTTTTCTCCTAATTGGCGCGAGCCTAATCTGCGCATTGTATTTTATGATGCACGACCGCGGCACCACGAAGCGCATGGTATATTCACTGATGGCCCGCGTTGGGCTCTCAATTGGGCTTTTCTTATTCATCTTATTTGCCTATTGGATGGGATGGATTCAAAGCACCGGTATTCCTTATAGCAATTAA
- a CDS encoding COX15/CtaA family protein — protein sequence MFILQLSLIGICIALIPLAWVWLRSGADRFGKLVWVTTILTFDLVLFGSFTRLTDSGLGCPDWPGCYGAASPFIAHQAIQAAQAALPSGPVTMAKAWIEMMHRYLALALGVLIIAQVVVAWCKRKTLPVSPWWPVALLILICVQGAFGAWTVTLKLQPIIVTIHLLLGLTLLGALARLALSCMPVVVPEPAASRWQPAVWIGLALLVVQIALGGWVSANYAVLACTDFPTCHGAWLPPMDFAQGFQLWRALGQTKAGDFITQDALVAIHWTHRNFAWVVSVWLLGLGLRLRQFKALLTLANGLLALVALQCLTGLANILLQWPLLMALVHNGGAALLLLLLIMLNYRIAISRQSVRHTAAKV from the coding sequence GTGTTTATTTTGCAGCTTAGCTTGATTGGCATTTGCATTGCGCTCATTCCGCTGGCTTGGGTGTGGCTACGCAGCGGTGCGGATCGATTCGGCAAATTGGTCTGGGTCACGACAATCCTCACCTTTGACCTAGTGTTATTTGGCAGCTTTACGCGTCTCACAGATTCGGGCCTCGGCTGCCCTGATTGGCCGGGCTGCTATGGCGCAGCATCGCCATTTATTGCACATCAAGCGATCCAAGCGGCGCAAGCTGCCTTACCCAGTGGCCCAGTCACCATGGCTAAGGCTTGGATTGAAATGATGCATCGCTATCTGGCGTTGGCGCTGGGCGTATTGATTATTGCGCAGGTTGTGGTGGCGTGGTGCAAACGTAAAACGTTACCAGTATCGCCCTGGTGGCCCGTTGCATTACTGATATTAATCTGCGTACAGGGCGCGTTTGGCGCTTGGACGGTCACTTTAAAATTACAGCCGATCATTGTTACGATTCATTTATTGCTGGGGTTGACGTTACTGGGCGCGCTGGCCAGGCTGGCGCTGAGCTGCATGCCAGTGGTTGTCCCCGAACCAGCGGCTAGCCGTTGGCAGCCGGCAGTATGGATTGGGCTGGCGCTACTTGTGGTGCAAATTGCGCTAGGCGGTTGGGTGAGTGCGAATTACGCGGTGCTAGCTTGTACCGACTTTCCGACCTGCCATGGTGCTTGGCTGCCGCCGATGGATTTTGCGCAAGGCTTTCAACTATGGCGCGCGTTAGGCCAAACTAAAGCCGGGGACTTTATTACACAAGATGCGCTAGTAGCAATCCATTGGACGCATCGCAATTTCGCTTGGGTGGTCAGTGTCTGGTTGCTTGGGCTTGGTTTGCGCTTGCGCCAATTTAAGGCGTTGCTCACTTTAGCGAATGGCTTGCTAGCGCTGGTAGCATTGCAATGTTTAACTGGCTTAGCCAATATTCTATTGCAGTGGCCTTTGCTGATGGCGCTCGTGCACAATGGCGGTGCGGCATTACTCTTGTTGTTGCTCATCATGCTAAACTACCGTATCGCAATTAGCAGACAAAGCGTGCGGCATACCGCAGCTAAGGTCTGA
- the secB gene encoding protein-export chaperone SecB, translating into MATETTQQNAQPVFNIQRLYLKDLSLEQPNSPAILAELEKQAPTIEIEVSLKADKVSEEIYESVVSTVVTAKLKDKVVLLIEAKQAGLFEVRNIKEEQMEPLLNIACPSIVFPYLRANLADAVTRAGFPPIHLAEINFQSLYEHRLAQQAQAKKEAPVQKPKAMEGNGATSAFTNNLKRPPLPRA; encoded by the coding sequence ATGGCAACCGAAACTACACAGCAAAATGCACAACCTGTTTTTAATATTCAGCGCCTCTATCTCAAGGATTTGTCGCTTGAGCAGCCTAACTCGCCAGCCATTCTAGCTGAACTTGAAAAACAAGCGCCGACGATTGAGATAGAGGTTAGTCTCAAAGCGGACAAGGTTTCAGAGGAGATTTATGAGAGCGTGGTTTCGACCGTGGTGACGGCTAAACTTAAAGATAAAGTTGTCCTTTTAATCGAAGCAAAACAGGCGGGTCTATTCGAAGTGCGCAATATCAAAGAAGAGCAGATGGAGCCATTGCTCAATATTGCCTGTCCTTCAATCGTTTTCCCTTATTTGCGTGCAAATTTGGCCGATGCGGTCACGCGCGCGGGTTTTCCGCCGATTCATCTCGCCGAAATCAATTTTCAGTCGCTGTATGAGCATCGTTTGGCGCAGCAGGCGCAAGCCAAAAAGGAAGCGCCAGTGCAAAAACCCAAAGCCATGGAAGGCAATGGCGCAACCTCCGCTTTCACGAATAATCTGAAGCGGCCGCCCCTGCCTCGCGCATGA
- a CDS encoding SCO family protein, translating to MYKSIAAASKFTVCLLCLLLIGLAGCTRAPAFKNTDLTGNTSFGGDFMLPDTDGQMRTLADFKGKVVVLLFGYTHCPDICPMTLATLAQALKQLGAQAKRVQVLFVTVDPARDTPSSLARYAPAFDPSFIGLRPANETQLKKVTQDFRVFFAREHASVDEMAKNPAADETADTYTMDHTAAGYVFDASGKLRLFARDGQGPEPWVHDLKILLN from the coding sequence ATGTACAAATCTATCGCAGCGGCTTCTAAATTTACGGTCTGTCTACTGTGCCTGCTGCTGATAGGGTTGGCAGGTTGCACGCGCGCGCCCGCGTTCAAAAATACTGATTTGACTGGCAACACAAGTTTTGGCGGTGATTTTATGCTACCGGACACGGATGGTCAGATGCGTACCTTGGCTGATTTTAAAGGAAAAGTGGTGGTGCTGTTGTTCGGCTATACGCATTGTCCTGACATTTGTCCCATGACGCTTGCAACGCTTGCGCAAGCTCTAAAACAATTGGGCGCGCAGGCAAAGCGGGTGCAGGTATTGTTTGTTACTGTCGATCCAGCGCGGGATACACCCTCTTCGTTAGCGCGTTATGCCCCGGCTTTTGATCCGAGCTTTATCGGTTTGCGGCCAGCGAATGAAACGCAGCTTAAAAAGGTAACGCAAGATTTCCGGGTGTTCTTCGCGCGAGAGCACGCCAGCGTAGACGAAATGGCGAAGAATCCTGCCGCAGATGAAACCGCTGACACTTATACAATGGATCATACAGCGGCGGGCTATGTATTTGATGCAAGCGGCAAACTGCGTCTTTTTGCGCGTGATGGGCAAGGACCTGAGCCGTGGGTGCATGATTTAAAAATATTGCTTAATTAA
- a CDS encoding methyltransferase domain-containing protein — protein MFVSAVDSSQPAVNLQRLQQIFDRRADAFAAVHFLPREVAQRMHERLKCVKLMPQRILDAGCGLGDDLLALQARFESAQIYGLDVSHQMLVRALAATGAPRLGWRGRIADTLYRTVNFNRPFISQLRKVFQPRPRQTVQADFANLPFAANTFDLFWSNLALHWHTRPDQVLPEWRRVLKTGGLLMFSLLGPDSLCELRAAWRHADAQTPQARVLDFTDMHDFGDMLAASGFEIPVMEMEKLTITYPSPAALLNDVRRWGAYPFTGERRPLGLTSRRLQQELVGGLEAQRRADGKIPLTFEIIYGHAWKVAERTTAEGYAIVRPDEITKATKQK, from the coding sequence ATCTTTGTTTCAGCCGTGGACTCTTCTCAGCCTGCTGTCAATCTTCAGCGTTTGCAACAAATTTTCGATCGGCGCGCAGACGCTTTTGCTGCAGTGCATTTCTTGCCACGCGAGGTCGCGCAGCGTATGCATGAGCGCCTTAAGTGCGTGAAATTGATGCCGCAGCGCATATTAGACGCCGGCTGCGGGCTGGGCGATGATTTGCTGGCGCTGCAAGCGCGGTTTGAGTCTGCGCAAATATATGGGCTGGACGTCTCCCATCAGATGTTGGTGCGGGCCTTGGCCGCCACTGGCGCGCCGCGGCTGGGTTGGCGTGGGCGTATAGCGGATACTTTATATCGGACGGTGAATTTTAACCGTCCTTTTATCAGCCAATTAAGAAAGGTTTTTCAGCCACGCCCGCGGCAGACCGTGCAAGCCGATTTTGCAAATCTTCCTTTTGCCGCCAATACCTTTGATTTATTTTGGTCAAATCTGGCGTTGCATTGGCATACTCGACCCGATCAAGTTTTACCGGAATGGCGGCGTGTCCTAAAAACGGGTGGCCTTTTAATGTTTAGTTTGCTAGGGCCTGATTCACTGTGTGAGTTACGCGCCGCCTGGCGGCATGCGGATGCGCAAACGCCGCAGGCGCGCGTGCTTGATTTCACGGATATGCATGACTTTGGCGATATGCTGGCGGCGAGTGGCTTCGAAATACCTGTGATGGAGATGGAAAAACTCACGATTACTTATCCCTCGCCGGCAGCTTTATTAAATGATGTGCGGCGCTGGGGGGCTTATCCGTTTACGGGGGAGCGGCGCCCGCTGGGGTTAACCAGTCGTCGCTTGCAACAAGAGTTGGTAGGGGGGCTAGAGGCGCAGCGGCGCGCTGATGGCAAAATTCCACTCACCTTTGAAATTATTTATGGCCATGCCTGGAAAGTGGCTGAGAGAACCACTGCGGAAGGCTATGCGATAGTGCGTCCTGATGAAATTACTAAAGCGACAAAGCAAAAGTAG
- a CDS encoding NAD(P)H-dependent glycerol-3-phosphate dehydrogenase: MNITVLGAGAWGTALAHHLASRHSTLLWARAPALVEQLAHDQQNKVYLPGVRLASALRYEADLAASLQYAAAEDALCIIATPVAGLRAMCKTMRELNCIPARLIWLCKGFEVATRCLPHQVVAAELGEHRSCGALSGPSFAREVAQGLPVALTIASQSAACRDAAVRAFHHAAMRIYTADDVIGVEIGGAVKNVLAIAAGIADGLGFGFNARAALITRGLAEMTRLGMALGARAETFMGLAGLGDLILTATGDLSRNRTVGLQLAQGRSLDQILASLGHIAEGVRCAPEVLALAHARAVEMPVTQAVCSVLFDGCAPHAAAEALLQRAAKVEASLVSA; this comes from the coding sequence ATGAATATTACAGTTTTAGGTGCGGGTGCTTGGGGGACCGCGTTGGCTCATCATCTGGCCAGCCGTCATTCAACTTTGCTGTGGGCGCGTGCTCCGGCATTGGTTGAGCAATTAGCGCATGATCAGCAAAATAAAGTTTACTTGCCTGGCGTGCGCCTGGCTAGCGCTTTGCGTTATGAAGCGGATCTGGCGGCGAGCTTACAGTATGCGGCGGCGGAAGATGCATTATGCATTATTGCAACGCCAGTCGCCGGCCTGCGCGCGATGTGCAAGACCATGCGCGAGCTTAACTGCATCCCCGCTCGTCTGATCTGGTTATGTAAGGGATTTGAGGTGGCTACGCGCTGCTTACCGCATCAAGTTGTGGCGGCTGAGTTAGGAGAACATCGTAGCTGCGGGGCTTTATCTGGCCCGAGCTTTGCGCGTGAGGTGGCGCAAGGATTGCCGGTGGCATTAACCATTGCGAGCCAATCCGCGGCTTGCCGTGATGCGGCAGTGCGCGCGTTTCACCATGCCGCAATGCGGATCTATACGGCGGATGATGTGATCGGTGTCGAAATCGGCGGGGCGGTTAAAAATGTCTTAGCGATTGCGGCCGGCATCGCCGACGGGCTTGGGTTTGGCTTCAATGCGCGCGCCGCATTAATCACGCGTGGGCTAGCTGAAATGACACGGTTAGGCATGGCTCTAGGCGCTCGGGCGGAGACTTTTATGGGGCTGGCGGGTCTTGGCGATTTAATCCTGACGGCAACCGGTGACTTATCTCGTAACCGCACAGTTGGCTTGCAGTTGGCGCAAGGGCGCTCATTGGACCAAATTCTAGCGTCGCTGGGTCATATTGCAGAAGGAGTGCGCTGCGCACCAGAGGTATTAGCGTTGGCGCATGCGCGGGCGGTTGAAATGCCGGTGACTCAAGCGGTATGCTCGGTGTTATTTGACGGCTGTGCGCCGCATGCGGCGGCTGAGGCGTTGTTACAAAGAGCCGCCAAAGTAGAGGCGAGCTTGGTCAGTGCCTAG
- the ctaD gene encoding cytochrome c oxidase subunit I produces the protein MTTIGHDQAAQHDHTHERPSGWRRWLLATNHKDIGTLYLLFSFVMFLSGGVLALLIRAELFEPGLQIMRPEFFNQLTTMHGIVMVFGAIMPAFVGFANWMLPLQIGASDMAFARMNNFSFWLLPPAALLLTASFFVPGGATAAGWTLYAPLSVQMGPGMDLAIFAVHIMGASSIMGAINIVVTILNMRAPGMTLMKMPMFAWTWLITAYLLIAVMPVLAGAVTMLLFDRHFGTSFFNAAGGGDPVLYQHIFWFFGHPEVYIMILPAFGMISQVIPAFSRKPLFGYHSMVYATASIAILSFMVWAHHMFVTGMVVSGQLFFMYATMLIAVPTGVKVFNWVATMWRGALTFETPMLFAIGFLLVFTIGGFSGLILAMAPLNVAAHGTYYVVAHFHYVLVAGSLFSLYAGWYYWAPKWTGYMYNEVRGRIHFWGSLISFNITFFPMHFLGLSGMPRRVVDYSAQFTDYNQLATIGAFGFGLMQVYFLFWVALPTYFGKRCAPAPAKPWEGAQGLEWTIPSPAPFHTFETPPEVK, from the coding sequence ATGACCACGATCGGACACGACCAGGCAGCGCAGCACGATCATACGCATGAACGTCCATCTGGATGGCGGCGCTGGTTACTCGCGACGAACCATAAAGATATTGGTACTTTGTATTTGCTGTTTTCGTTCGTCATGTTTTTGTCTGGCGGCGTGCTGGCGCTGTTGATCCGGGCGGAGCTGTTTGAGCCCGGCTTGCAAATTATGCGCCCTGAATTTTTCAATCAGCTCACCACGATGCACGGTATCGTCATGGTGTTTGGCGCAATCATGCCAGCATTTGTGGGGTTTGCTAATTGGATGCTGCCTTTGCAAATTGGGGCATCGGATATGGCATTCGCGCGCATGAATAACTTCAGCTTCTGGTTACTGCCTCCAGCTGCGTTGCTCTTGACCGCCTCATTTTTTGTGCCAGGGGGCGCGACGGCGGCGGGTTGGACATTATATGCGCCGCTTTCAGTGCAAATGGGGCCAGGCATGGATTTGGCTATCTTTGCTGTGCATATTATGGGCGCTTCTTCAATTATGGGCGCAATTAATATTGTGGTGACCATCTTGAATATGCGCGCGCCTGGCATGACGCTGATGAAAATGCCAATGTTTGCTTGGACTTGGCTGATTACGGCTTATTTGCTGATTGCCGTAATGCCAGTATTGGCGGGCGCTGTGACGATGCTGCTGTTCGACCGCCATTTCGGCACCTCGTTTTTTAATGCGGCAGGCGGCGGAGACCCCGTCTTATATCAACATATTTTTTGGTTCTTCGGCCATCCTGAAGTCTATATTATGATTTTGCCGGCTTTTGGCATGATCTCGCAGGTGATTCCGGCTTTCTCGCGCAAACCCTTGTTTGGTTACCATTCGATGGTTTACGCCACGGCGTCAATCGCTATCTTGTCTTTCATGGTGTGGGCGCACCACATGTTTGTCACGGGCATGGTGGTGAGCGGTCAGCTTTTTTTCATGTATGCAACGATGCTGATTGCGGTGCCAACCGGAGTTAAAGTATTCAATTGGGTTGCGACCATGTGGCGCGGCGCGCTCACTTTCGAAACGCCAATGTTATTCGCCATAGGCTTTTTGCTGGTCTTTACAATCGGTGGCTTTTCCGGCTTGATTCTGGCGATGGCCCCGCTGAATGTGGCGGCGCACGGGACGTATTATGTGGTTGCGCATTTCCATTATGTGTTGGTTGCGGGCTCGCTATTTTCGCTTTATGCAGGTTGGTATTATTGGGCGCCAAAATGGACCGGTTACATGTATAACGAAGTCCGCGGCCGAATTCATTTTTGGGGATCTTTGATTTCGTTTAATATAACCTTCTTCCCGATGCACTTTCTGGGCTTATCTGGGATGCCGCGTCGCGTGGTTGATTACTCCGCGCAATTTACCGACTATAACCAGCTAGCGACGATTGGCGCATTTGGTTTCGGTTTAATGCAGGTGTACTTTTTGTTTTGGGTCGCTTTGCCGACGTATTTTGGCAAACGTTGCGCACCGGCCCCAGCTAAACCATGGGAAGGCGCTCAAGGACTCGAATGGACGATCCCTAGCCCCGCGCCTTTTCATACTTTTGAAACCCCTCCAGAGGTTAAATAA
- a CDS encoding SCO family protein, whose protein sequence is MHASNKNTHRKTLLLVVLVCLAPVIASYLSYYVFKPAGGVVNYGKLIEPAQPIPPSLVVQTENGDVTPLQTLKGKWLLLAVDASACPENCVKKLYFMRQVRVAQGIERERVETVWLRTDSAPVSPVVQQAYPEMRFLSANAMALAKWLPVEGSMQLTDYIYLVDPNGNLIMRFPPNPNPGKIKKDLSKLLKWSSIG, encoded by the coding sequence ATGCATGCAAGTAACAAAAACACGCATCGGAAGACGTTGCTGCTAGTGGTGCTGGTTTGTTTGGCGCCAGTCATTGCATCTTACCTCTCTTATTATGTTTTCAAGCCGGCTGGCGGCGTGGTGAATTACGGTAAATTAATTGAGCCAGCACAACCCATTCCGCCTAGTTTAGTGGTGCAAACAGAAAATGGTGACGTCACTCCCTTGCAAACTTTAAAAGGCAAATGGCTATTGCTTGCAGTCGATGCGAGCGCATGCCCTGAAAACTGTGTAAAGAAACTCTATTTTATGAGGCAAGTACGGGTAGCGCAGGGTATTGAGCGGGAGCGCGTGGAAACGGTCTGGCTGCGCACTGACAGCGCTCCAGTGTCGCCGGTCGTGCAGCAAGCGTATCCCGAGATGCGTTTTTTGAGTGCCAATGCCATGGCTCTTGCCAAATGGTTGCCGGTTGAGGGCAGTATGCAGCTCACTGACTATATTTATTTAGTAGATCCAAACGGTAATCTCATTATGCGTTTCCCCCCCAATCCGAATCCCGGAAAAATCAAAAAAGACCTCAGCAAATTGTTGAAATGGTCGAGCATTGGTTGA